From Archaeoglobus sulfaticallidus PM70-1:
CGATGATACTGGAGGTTTCCGGGAATCCCAAAGCTGGAAATGTTGATAGAGATCACAATTTCCCAGATCTAAAGTACGAGCATTTCATTGCCTCAGCAGTATCAAGTTTTCCTGTGTTCAGAATGGCTGCAAAAAAAGAGCTCAGCTGTGGAGAGCTCATCCTTAGGGCTGTGGAGGATAGCTCGAAGTGGCATAAAGCGAAAAATGTCCATTTCGGAGCTTTTCTGCTTTTGATTCCCCTCCTTGCAAACTGGGATGCAGAGAATTCAGCAAAGGCTGGGGAGTTATCGTTACAGTATCTCAAAAATACCACATACAAGGACTCGCTTCATGTTCTAAATGCGTTCAGAATTTCCTCTGCAAGAGTTATGGGATCTAAAAAGCTAGATCTGAGGGATGACGATACTGAAAGGTTCATTACAGAAGAAAGGGTAAACCTTTACAAATGGATGAGCATGGCCCCAAAGGACAACATAATTGCAAAGGAGATAATAAACTCATACACAATCAGCGTTAAGCAGTCCAGAAAGCTGATTGAATGGTATAAGGAGCTTGATGATCTGAATCATGCAATAGTTCTGTGCTATCACGACATGCTATCAAGGCTGATCGATCCTCTAATAATCTCCAAATTCGGCAGGGATGCTGCCCTCGAAGTCTCTAAAAAAGCGGGAGAGATCATGAACCTTCCAGAAAAACAGAGGCTTGATAAGATAAAGGAGTTCGATGAAGAGCTAATAGAAAAGGGAATAAATCCCGGAAGTGTTGCAGATCTCACAATCTCTACAATATATCTCGCAATGCTGGATGGTCTGAGGTTTTGATTGATCAGGATGTGTTATTCATGAAACTAAAGGATTTCGGATTTCAGAAGGGCATTAACGAAATAATTGGAATAACGGTTGGCGAATGGATAAACACTGCACCTCTCGGGATCATAGTAGATAACCCAGATAGCAGATTTGCGAGAGTAAGACTATACTCGAACCATACGCGAGAGAACATCAAACGGAACGATAGATTGTGGGTGAATGTTGTTAACGATGCGGTTCTGTTTGCACTGGCTTCATTCGAGGATCTCAGTGAGGATTTCTTTGAGTCATTAAACCCTCCCATTTTGATTAACTCACTCGCCTGGTGTGGGATGAGAGCCAAGCTGAAAGGAGCTTTCGCTGAACTGGAGCTCTTGAGCGGAGAAGTTATTCGGAAAGATGTCAGGGCTGTTAACAGAGGGTTCAACGCGATCATCGAGGCTCTGGTGCATGCCACAAGACTCGTGGCTTTTAAAGATCCATCGAAGAGGGTTGAGTTAAAAGAAAGGGTTGAATACTACCTAGCACTTGCAGAAAAATGTGGAGGAGAAAGAGAGATTGAGGCTGCAAAAATTATAAGGGAAAAAATAGAACGTTGAATCTACCATCAATCACTCCATGCATGCATTTCTGAACTCTTCCGGTATGTTCTTCTTCCTCTTCTTTTTCAGATTGCTGAGCTTCGTTATGATATCCATTATCACCTTGCCGAAGTCTGCATAGTCGTTCTCCTTTATGAACTCCAGCACACTTTTGGCGGTCTCAGTTCTCACGACAACGGTTGAAAAACCAGCATCGCTCCCAACACTCCCAACGCTGAAGTCGCTCTCTACAGCAGTAAAATCTATGCAAACCTCACAGCCATGAGGGACTATCTCGTTCAGCTCCTTTACAGGAAAGCTTACAACGGAATCCGTCATCGTCGCGATAAACTTACCCTTGGTAATATCTGTCTTTATCAGCTTGCTGAAATCGACCCCCTTTTCTATCAAATAGGCGTGGAGCTGATGGTGATAGAAATTCTCTGTACAGAATAACCCACATATAAGCTTTACTTTCTCTCTAAAGAGGTTTATCTCGCTCTGCAGCTTTCTGATCCCGCTAACCATACAGGGAGTTCCGACAACTCCAACTCCCTTCTTACTCTTCATCACGGCTTTTTTCAACTCCGGCAGCACGCTTGCAAACGAGTACTTCGTTCCGGTAAGCTTTGTATCCTTAAGCTGATCAACGCTCCTTATGTGATAGACCTTGGTTCTCCACTCTTCATCCCTTCCAACGAACAGCGTTCTATCAATCAGGCCCATCTCGAGGGCAGAAGCCATGAACTCTGTGGCCATGGCACCGTCCTGTCCCTTGAATCGCTTGGATCTTGCAGCGGTCAGCTCGATGTATTCTCCGATGTCACACTTCGGCTCGTAGTTCCATCTCGGGCAGACCCTCACGCAGGCAGAGCAATCGACACACCTTTCCTCCCAGTCAGGGAAGTCAATTTCCTGATCTCCGGAAATTATGCCCTCAACGGGACATATTGCAGCACAGGTTGAGCAGTGACTGCATAACCCCCTCTCAATAACCCTTTTCTTCAGATTGATCCAGTATGTCCCCTCAAAAACCTTTTCGGGGACGCTTACTTCCCACTCAAGCGATGAAACCATCCTGATCACTCCCTCACAAGCTCCAGTATCTGAACTGGACACTCTTTAACACATATTCCACATCCAGTACACTTATCCTTATCGATCCTCAGAGTTCTTTTGCCCTCCTCCTCTTTCACCTCAATAGCTTCGCTTGGGCAGGAGTTGACACATATGCGGCAAGCAAGACAGCTCTTTGGATCCTTACATGAACTGTATTCCCTTATCTTTTCGAATGGTCTGATCTCTGGGACGAGATAGTCTCTTCCCTTTACCTTAACCATCTCTATATCATCTTCGAAGACGTACTCTACAGTAAATTCA
This genomic window contains:
- a CDS encoding triphosphoribosyl-dephospho-CoA synthase, which produces MFKNEDEAVTSAVMAMILEVSGNPKAGNVDRDHNFPDLKYEHFIASAVSSFPVFRMAAKKELSCGELILRAVEDSSKWHKAKNVHFGAFLLLIPLLANWDAENSAKAGELSLQYLKNTTYKDSLHVLNAFRISSARVMGSKKLDLRDDDTERFITEERVNLYKWMSMAPKDNIIAKEIINSYTISVKQSRKLIEWYKELDDLNHAIVLCYHDMLSRLIDPLIISKFGRDAALEVSKKAGEIMNLPEKQRLDKIKEFDEELIEKGINPGSVADLTISTIYLAMLDGLRF
- a CDS encoding DUF447 domain-containing protein — translated: MKLKDFGFQKGINEIIGITVGEWINTAPLGIIVDNPDSRFARVRLYSNHTRENIKRNDRLWVNVVNDAVLFALASFEDLSEDFFESLNPPILINSLAWCGMRAKLKGAFAELELLSGEVIRKDVRAVNRGFNAIIEALVHATRLVAFKDPSKRVELKERVEYYLALAEKCGGEREIEAAKIIREKIER
- a CDS encoding Coenzyme F420 hydrogenase/dehydrogenase, beta subunit C-terminal domain, which produces MVSSLEWEVSVPEKVFEGTYWINLKKRVIERGLCSHCSTCAAICPVEGIISGDQEIDFPDWEERCVDCSACVRVCPRWNYEPKCDIGEYIELTAARSKRFKGQDGAMATEFMASALEMGLIDRTLFVGRDEEWRTKVYHIRSVDQLKDTKLTGTKYSFASVLPELKKAVMKSKKGVGVVGTPCMVSGIRKLQSEINLFREKVKLICGLFCTENFYHHQLHAYLIEKGVDFSKLIKTDITKGKFIATMTDSVVSFPVKELNEIVPHGCEVCIDFTAVESDFSVGSVGSDAGFSTVVVRTETAKSVLEFIKENDYADFGKVIMDIITKLSNLKKKRKKNIPEEFRNACME